One stretch of Plasmodium vivax chromosome 8, whole genome shotgun sequence DNA includes these proteins:
- a CDS encoding ribonucleotide reductase small subunit, putative (encoded by transcript PVX_095010A) has translation MDKEHYHDQEVLLDAQNNDDILKENQFRWVMFPIKYKTFWSYYKEIESLFWTAEDYNFDKDKKFLESIDKNMLVKLFELICFYSLKDLHVYEEQALITSKMLDIIQIPEGRAFYGFQMCMENIHDEVYACIFETYIPDAKQKRVIINKVIQLDSVLKKQKWLTELFETNIPFYNKLVLIYISKVLFNGTLNILIGYCKENSILPCLCNVHEKIHRDEYLHGDFSVMCCNHLNNKLKYESLLDYFKMAVELEYQFSMEMLELSVLKIKKEQVKSFLEYLADTMLVNLKHPKYFNSKYPFTWPEFNKIVVSENQKAESVKKTGDIYGERQIVLDEDF, from the exons ATGGACAAAGAGCATTATCACGACCAGGAAGTGCTGCTGGATGCCCAAAACAATGACGACATTTTGAAGGAGAACCAGTTCAGATGG GTTATGTTCCCCATCAAATACAAAACGTTCTGG AGTTACTACAAAGAGATAGAATCCCTCTTCTGGACGGCCGAGGACTACAACTTCGATAAGGACAAGAAGTTCCTGGAGAGCATTGACAAGAACATGCTCGTGAAGCTGTTCGAGCTGATATGCTTCTACAGCTTAAA GGACCTCCACGTATACGAGGAGCAGGCGCTGATCACGAGCAAAATGCTGGACATCATTCAGATCCCCGAGGGCCGCGCCTTTTACGGCTTCCAAATGTGCATGGAAAATATCCACGACGAAGTGTACGCATGCATCTTCGAAACGTACATCCCAGAcgcaaagcaaaaaagggtcATCATCAACAAAGTCATACAGCTAGACAGTGTGttgaagaaacaaaaatggctAACCGAATTGTTCGAAACAAATATCCCCTTCTACAACAAACTTGTCCTTATCTACATATCCAAAGTCCTTTTCAACGGCACGTTAAATATCCTCATTGGATACTGTAAAGAGAATTCCATCCTCCCCTGTTTGTGTAATGTGCATGAGAAGATTCACCGGGATGAGTACCTGCATGGAGACTTCTCCGTTATGTGTTGCAATCATTTGAACAACAAATTGAAATATGAAAGCCTTTTGGATTACTTCAAAATGGCTGTGGAGCTGGAGTACCAGTTTTCCATGGAGATGCTGGAGCTGTCCgttttgaaaataaagaaggagCAGGTGAAGTCTTTTCTGGAGTACCTAGCCGATACCATGCTCGTCAATTTGAAGCACCCCAAGTATTTTAATTCCAAGTACCCCTTCACCTGGCCTGAGTTTAATAAG ATCGTGGTGAGCGAGAACCAGAAGGCGGAATCGGTCAAGAAGACGGGGGACATTTACGGAGAGAGACAGATCGTCCTGGACGAGGACTTCTAA
- a CDS encoding hypothetical protein (encoded by transcript PVX_095005A), with protein MDHNLVTNGCDNYEEILQTNVKDIEQQVLRLKSAAPSDDNAMEEVNKLCDRSIHLKDSLSNVYFQFLKHSSVVIYEKKLKELIKEIESLKHTLIQNKNREQFEVLNGNFNDSFLLPEDDFAENDDESRELNDDWVDLNQHKLSFQDVHNERIVRGLGETDCSSLLLDNLVNCEVVILDVLSSVLIRRIKNCTIWVAAVESSLLIYSCVDCNILANSKQIRIHDSSETNFYINSVSSPIIENSKQLAFFPYILNYDGLSELLKKINISRDSAQWKEVLDFNWQNTQEKSPNFRVSEEAQVYDIKIGKRNLTKGGQEGAASGLYVVENFPAFLKKVD; from the exons atggatcaCAACTTGGTAACAAACGGGTGCGATAACTATGAAGAAATTCTTCAAACAAATGTAAAAG ACATTGAACAGCAAGTGCTCCGACTGAAAAGCGCCGCACCCTCCGACGACAATGCAATGGAAGAAGTCAACAAGCTATGTGACAGGAGCATCCACCTGAAGGATTCGCTGTCCAATGTGTACTTCCAGTTCCTTAAGCACAGTTCGGTCGTGATATACGAAAAG AAACTGAAAGAACTGATAAAAGAAATCGAGTCCTTAAAACATACGCTCATTCAAAATAAGAACAGAGAACAGTTTGAAGTTCTCAATGGCAACTTCAACGACAGTTTTCTCCTTCCCGAGGATGACTTCGCCGAGAATGATGATGAAAGCAGAGAACTGAACGACGACTGGGTTGACTTAAACCAGCACAAGCTATCCTTCCAGGATGTTCACAATGAAAG GATAGTGAGAGGCCTCGGCGAAACCGATTGTTCAAGCCTACTTCTGGATAACCTa gtcaaCTGCGAAGTTGTAATACTCGATGTGCTAAGTTCGGTGTTAATACggagaattaaaaattgcacCATTTG GGTCGCGGCGGTGGAGTCGTCCCTTCTAATATATAGCTGTGTGGACTGCAACATATTGGCGAATTCGAAGCAG ATAAGAATACATGACAGCAGCGAAACGAACTTCTACATTAACTCAGTGAGTTCCCCCATCATAGAGAA CTCGAAACAGCTAGCTTTTTTCCCGTACATTTTGAATTACGATGGCTTGTcagaattattaaaaaaaattaacataagCAGAGATTCGGCCCAATGGAAGGAAGTTTTAGATTTCAACTGGCAAAACACGCAG GAAAAGTCTCCTAACTTTCGCGTATCAGAAGAAGCGCAGGTGTATGACataaaaatagggaaaaggAATCTCACGAAAGGTGGCCAAGAAGGGGCAGCAAGTGGCCTATACGTTGTAGAAAATTTCCccgcatttttaaaaaaagtagatTAA
- a CDS encoding heat shock protein 60, putative (encoded by transcript PVX_095000A), protein MLSTLRGKVINNGGCANKCVSILNTVQRRNISKDIRFGSDARTAMLTGCNKLADAVSVTLGPKGRNVIIEQSFGSPKITKDGVTVAKSIEFNNKLANLGAQMVKQVAANTNDKAGDGTTTATILARSIFQQGCKAVDSGMNPMDLLRGINKGVERVLEYLNSIKKDVTTTEEIFNVASISANGDKNIGQLIADTMKRVGKEGTITVTEGKTLQHELEIVEGIKFDRGYISPYFINNSKDQKVELDKPYILIHEKKISSVKSLLPILEHVLQNQSSLLVIAEDVDSDALATLIVNKLRLGLKICAVKAPGFGEHRKALVHDIAVMTGAKVVTEEAGLKLDDPDVVSYLGKAKLINVTKDSTLIMEGEGKKEEINERCESIRNSIKLNTSDYEKEKLQERLAKITGGVALIKVGGISEVEVNEIKDRIQDALCATKAAVEEGIVPGGGSALLFASKELDSVQTDNYDQRVGVNIIKDACKAPIKQIAENAGHEGSVVAGNILKEKNCNIGFNAQEGKYVNMIESGIIDPTKVVKTAISDAASIASLMTTTEVAIVDFKDAKADEANPHMNSVNSMGDMGGIY, encoded by the exons ATGCTATCTACACTCCGCGGAAAAGTCATTAACAACGGCGGCTGCGCGAACAAATGTGTTTCGATTTTAAACACCGTTCAGAGAAGGAACATATCGAAGGACATACGGTTTGGCAGCGATGCCAGGACGGCCATGCTCACAG gatgCAACAAACTGGCTGACGCCGTGAGCGTGACGCTGGGGCCCAAGGGGCGCAACGTGATCATCGAGCAGTCCTTCGGGTCGCCCAAAATCACCAAGGACGGAGTGACCGTAGCGAAGAGCATCGAGTTCAACAACAAGCTGGCGAACCTCGGGGCGCAAATGGTAAAGCAAGTGGCAGCAAACACGAATGACAAAGCAGGAGATGGAACGACGACGGCCACCATCCTAGCAAGGTCCATATTTCAACAAGGGTGCAAAGCTGTAGACTCAGGAATGAACCCAATGGATTTACTAAGAGGAATAAACAAGGGAGTAGAACGGGTTCTAGAATACCTAAATTCAATCAAAAAAGATGTAACCACAACGGAGGAAATATTTAACGTAGCTAGCATCTCAGCTAATGGTGATAAAAACATAGGCCAACTGATAGCGGACACCATGAAGAGGGTCGGGAAGGAAGGCACCATAACAGTCACGGAGGGAAAAACACTACAGCATGAACTCGAAATTGTAGAAGGAATCAAATTCGACAGAGGTTATATTTCcccatattttattaacaacAGTAAAGATCAAAAGGTAGAATTAGACAAGCCATATATCCTcatacatgaaaaaaaaatttctagtGTTAAGTCTTTGCTACCCATTTTGGAACATGTCTTGCAGAACCAGTCCTCTTTGCTGGTAATTGCAGAGGACGTGGATAGTGACGCCTTGGCTACCCTCATAGTGAACAAGCTCAGATTAGggttaaaaatatgtgctGTGAAAGCCCCCGGATTTGGCGAACATAGAAAGGCCCTCGTACACGACATTGCCGTAATGACAGGTGCCAAAGTGGTAACTGAAGAAGCAGGCCTAAAATTGGACGACCCAGATGTCGTGTCCTATTTGGGAAAAGCCAAGTTAATTAACGTTACGAAGGATAGTACCCTTATCATGGagggggaagggaagaaggaagaaattaacGAAAGATGCGAAAGTATAAGAAATTCCATTAAGTTAAATACGTCAGATtatgagaaggaaaaattacaagAACGACTAGCCAAAATCACTGGGGGAGTTGCTCTGATCAAAGTTGGAGGTATAAGCGAAGTAGAGGTGAACGAAATTAAGGATAGAATACAAGACGCTCTATGTGCAACGAAAGCTGCTGTGGAAGAAGGTATCGTCCCCGGGGGTGGAAGTGCATTATTATTTGCCTCCAAAGAGTTAGACTCCGTGCAAACGGATAATTACGACCAAAGAGTCGGTGTGAATATAATCAAAGATGCGTGTAAGGCACCCATCAAGCAAATTGCAGAAAATGCGGGACATGAAGGATCCGTAGTTGCTGggaacattttaaaagaaaaaaattgtaacataGGATTTAATGCTCAGGAGGGGAAGTATGTAAATATGATTGAGTCTGGTATTATCGACCCCACGAAGGTTGTCAAGACGGCCATTTCGGACGCAGCTTCTATTGCTTCTCTTATGACCACCACGGAGGTCGCCATTGTCGATTTTAAGGACGCCAAGGCGGATGAGGCCAACCCGCACATGAACTCGGTAAATTCGATGGGCGACATGGGGGGCATCTACTGA